The stretch of DNA AAGCCGCGGGTAAGTACAGAAACTTAAAGCCGAGTAAAAAACTTAGGATCGCGACCAAAAGCATATTTGCGGGGATTGCAAACTCAGGTGCAAAAGATAAGACAATACTGAGGATGTCTGCGATGATCGCAATGACGATGGCAAAGATAACTTTAGCGGGCTTATTTTGCGCTGCGTCGCTATCTTTTATAACTTGGCCTTGGTGATTAGATATGTTTTTAAATTCGCTCATGCTTATGAAACCTCGATTATTTTATTGAGGTGACTCGCGAAGTTTTTGAGGGCAGTGCCCTGAATAATCGTGATACCCAAATCATGTGCTCTGCGAATGTCGAAATCTTCTAAAGGTCGGTAGGAGGCAAGGATTCCCTTGGTATGTAACCCCGCATAATCGACTAAAGTATCCATCTTGTAGAGTGTTTGAGTGCCTTTGCCTTCACGGGCTAAGTGAGCCGTTTTACATTCCATAAGGTAGAGTTGGTTTTCGTGGAGAAATGCCGCATCGATTTCATTTTTGATGCCTTGCTCATTGCGGATTTCTACTGATATGGCACAATCTTGTACATTGAGTTGTTTCATCGCTAGATAAGCGGCATCTTCAATCCAAAAGCCTCGGCAAAAATCTACAGCTTCTTGGTCGCTAAAAGTGACTGAATTTGAATCGTAGTAAGTGAGTAAGTTAGCGGTATAAAGTTTGCCCATGAGCTCGAGTTGCTGTTCGTTAAACTTCCTGCGATGGCGCATGTTTAAGACGCCATCATCGTCTGCATCGTTCGCTAACTTGTTAAGCAGACCAATCGCTTTTTCAAAATCATCGACTCGCTCAAAAAGTTCATCCATAAGTTCATCATGATGGACCGTTTTTGTCCGAACTAAACTTTGAACTTCCCAGCCGTGTAAGGCAAAGTAATCTTCCAGTTTGATTTGGTTATCTAGATCGTAATAGTCAAAAGCCCCGGGTTCGCTAATCGGAAAAAGATGATCTTTTTCAACGCAAAAGCGAAAGATATCATCATCTAAAAATTCGTAAGCAGCTAAGCACATGAGTTTACTACCACAGGAAAGATTGAGGGCGCATTCACTTGGCTTGACGTCAAGATGGAGGAATCTTTCCTGTAAGCAGCCGAGTTGGTGTTTTTGTGAGAGAGCAAGCATTTCGACTTCCAAACCTTTGTTGAGGCAAAAGTCTCTTTGCATGTTAGCATCATCTTCATGGCTTGGTGAATAGCATAAGATAACTTTTTCAGGGGCAATTTTCGGGTCTAATAAAGGTAGAATATTTTCCATGGCATTTTCATTCACCAGGCAAATATGTATTTTAAATTTTTTCACTCATCCTCCAGTTTTTTTGAAATTACCAGTGTCTCAGCTTAAGTTCAAGTACTCACTCGGAGGGATCTTGTCAAAGCAAGAAAAAAGCCCTCGTTTTAAGAGGGCTTTTTGAATGATGAAGTGCTTTTTAAATGACTTTATAACGTCCCGGGGTTGGGATCTTATAGCTGCCGTCAGCATTTGGTACTGTCGGAGGCGTACCTGTCCAAGTATAAGCATCAGGTGCGAGAGTTTCTTTGGAGTTGAGGGCTTGCTCCCAAGTGACTGTTTTACCAGAGTAGTTAGCCATGCGCCCCATGATGGCTGTTAAAGTAGCTTCAGCTCCAGTGATACCTTCGTTGTAAACTTGTCCTTTATCCAGTGCTTCGATAAGGTGATACCATTCTTGCTGGTGGCCACTGACGCGTTTGCCTTTAAATTTCCAGTCAGTAGCTCCCGTGATCTGGTGCCTTTTGAATTCGCATGTTCCTTTGTCGCCATACGCGATTTCTTCTACCGCATTGTTACAGCCTTTGATGTGGCGGGCCTGGCTAAACATTTGTGTGCCATCTTCATATTGGTATTCCGTACAGAAGTGGTCGTAGATTTCCCCGTGTTCATTCCCTGTACGGACTTGGCGTCCTCCCATGCCACTGCATGAAACAGGGTGAGTGCCCTTCAGCCAGTTAATGACATCGAGATTGTGGATGTGCTGCTCAACAATGTGATCGCCGCAGAGCCAGTTGAAGTAATACCAGTTCTTCATTTGGTATTCCATCTCGCTCATGCCTTCTTGGCGTTTACGAGTCCATACACCACCGCTATTCCAGTAAACTTTGGCATATTGGAAATTGCCGATGTCGCCGTTTTGACAGCGTTGAATTGATTCGCGGTAATCGAACTGGTGGTGGCGTTGTAATCCGCAAGCTAACATCAGACCTTTTTCTTTAGCCAGTTTAGAGGATTTAATAACTGAACGAATGCCAGGGCCGTCAACGGCCACGGGTTTCTCCATGAAAATATGCTTATTTTTACCAACGGCATACTCTAAATGGATCGGACGAAAGTGAGGAGGGGTTGTTAAGATAACGAGGTCACAATCACTATCAATCGCTTTCTTGTAGGCATCAAAGCCGTGAAAGACGTTTTCTTTAGTTACTTTTGATTGGGGGTGGCGACTTAAACGCTTAAATACGGCTTCTGCTTTATCTTGGAAAGCATCGGCAACTGCGACAAGTTGAACGCCTTTACGAACTTTCAAGGCTTGCATTGCCGCACCAGTTCCGCGACCACCGCAACCAATAAGGGCAATTTTTAATGGTTTGTCATTACCGACATTTTTGTTGATCTCAAATGCATTGACTGAAGATGCGGCCCCTAAAATAGTGGCACCTTTTACGAAATTTCTGCGGTTTAATGAATCCATAAGCGTTCCTTTTGTTTATTAAATTAAAGAGTTCTTATGTATATAATTAGCAAAAACTTACGGATCTTGCGACAAAAATAGAATTTTTTAACTTTATTTTTAACTTTGCTAAGGAGTGTGTATGTATTTTCCAAAGCAAATTGGAATAATTACGGCTTCATTGGGGGATTTGCGGGTCTAATCTTTAAGACAGTCTTTGAGCTGTTCTGCCATTTGCCTGGCGTCTTCTTGGTGTAAACCTTTTTCTGTCAGGTCTTCGGAGGCCCCACCAAAAGTTTCTACGAGTAAGCCGCCCCAGATAATACCTTTTGTATACCTGACAGATGCGACTCGTGTTACTTGGATTTCTTGATAGTCGGTTCGTAGGCCAAAGAAACTCCACTTTTTCACATTGATGCGTCCATTAGAGATTTTGATTATGGGTGGGAAGAAAAGTGAAGTAAGACTGCCACCAGTTAAAAAGGCACCCATACGTGTTGCTTGGACCTCTAACTCCAAGGAAATGGCTAATTGCTCTTTTTGGGACGCAGGCTTGTGTTGACAGTGGGGGCAATGTTCTGCGCTATTTGCATAGGGTTCGATACATTTTTCACAGGTTTGAAAATCTTTTGCCATTCTTGTGCAAGCAGGGCAGTAATTAAAGCCTTCATTTGTTTGTGAGCCACAATGGGGGCATAGATAGTTCATGTTTTATCTCGATTTAAATGTTTTATAATTATTCATAAAGAGGGGCAACGCCCCTTAGTCGCCTGGTCAAGGATCTTGCCAGAGGTGGATAAAAAGCATTTGCCCATACGGCAGTATCTTGCAGGTATAGCTCGAGAGGGACAGCTTCCTTCTCGTATGGATCGCATCATGCCTGTGGGTAATCGTGAAATATTTTGTATCCCGAATGAGTGTCTTGATGCTGACCTAGAATTTTTTAAATAGGCTATAAAAAATAAACACAAAAGCAATAGAAAAAGTGATAAATGTTGTGAAGCCTAATCCTACTGACTGATAAAGTGTAATGATAAACTGATAAGTAACTAACTCACCCCCATGACGTTCTAAATCACGGAAGGTCATGTAAAACCACACGCCTAATACAGCAAAAATCACTCCAATAAATAAAGGGATGTTACCTGTACCAGTATGAAATATAACTGCGGAATTATCTTCTTCTGCCTCGCCCACATTAGTTTCTGTAAACGCAAATTCTTTCTTGTTGTGATTCCAATTGCAGCTAGGACAAATAATTTGATTATCAAAAATGCTTTCATCACAATTTGTGCAGTTGATTTTTTTATGTACCTCTAGAAATACCTCGGGAGTGGTGTTTGATTCTTTTTTGCTGGCATTATCTGAGTCCATATTAGGCGTATTTGTATCAGCAGTGACTAGCTTATCCTTTTTGAAAAAGCTAGGAATTTTTAAAAAGTTATCACAATTTGTACAATTGATTTTGATGCCTAGTTGATCCTCCTTAACAATGATCTCGTCATGGCAATGTAGACATTTATGGTAATATGAATCCATAGAGCTTAATCCTTTATTTACTGAGTTTTAATTCACGTTTAGGTGAGAAGCAATGACTTGATTTATACATCATTTTCCTTCATCCATTTTCAAGAAATCTGTAAATGATTTATAGAACTTGAAACCAAGCAGTACGGTAGCTCCAAACCCTACCCAAAAACTAAAGTTGAAATAGAGTTTAATTGTATCCCAATCTTTATTAAATATTTGTCGTTGATAAGAACGATCAGAATCGTAAAGACTATAGACGCCGGCAACTGTGCCCAAGATTATTCCCATGAACACTATGCTTAGCCAATAAATAATTTTATCTTTCAATTTCCCCTCACTTCAATCTCTTGGTTATGATTTTTTCTTTATTAGTTTTATCCCAAATGTATATAGATGATTTTTATTTTTATCTTCAACTGTATAAAAAGTTGTTAAACCTTCTATTCTGAATCGAGAATTACTGCCTAAATAACTGTTGGTTCTGTTAACTTTAGGTTTTGTGAATTTTTTTAGAATGTAATTTACAGATCTTCCTGAATTGTTAATTAAACAATTAAATGAGTATTCCGTATTACTTTTTTGCATTATAAGAGTAAGTGATTCGCCTGATTTATTTTTATAGTTTGCTATAATGGGTTTGAAAGACCCGTTCTTTTCAATAACTCCAATTTGAATATCGTACTGAGCTTTGTTATCAAGTTTAATACTCCAACTATTTATGTTCATAGTTTTTTGTATTTCTTCAGTAGTAAGACTTCTATTTCTAAAATTTGTGGAAATATCGTCTATGGGGTTTAACTGATTATTTAACTTTTTGGTTTGTTCCTTTAAAAGCGTCAATTCATTATTCAATTCTTTTGTTTGAGATTTTAGAGTTTGTAATTCGTTATTGATTTTGTGATTTTCATTTTCAAAATCTTGTTTACTGACGCAACTACATAAGACCTAAGAAGTACGAATTGTGTATAAAAGCTTCACTGGGTGGGTGAAAAGTGGAGTTTGGGTTAAATTAGCTTCGACCAAAAAACCTCAACCCAAAAACCACGTACTTACGATGCCCAAGAAAATCAAAAAAACTAGAAAATCCAAGAAAGAATGTCGAAGAAAAATCAAAAAAATTGGAATCACCACAAACTGCTTAAGTTCTCAAGCAGGATTAGCACCTTTTGTTAATTTCATTAATGGCACAGGTATTTGTGATGAGCTCGCACAGGTATTTAAAGATCTAAGAAAAAGCAAGAAAGGCATAGAGCTTGAAGAAGCTTTTTTACAGCTTGTACTCTTTTTTGCGGACGGTCGTGAAAGTAGTTTAAACACCTTTGATACGCTGAAGGAAAACGAAGCTTGGCAAAAACTTTTAGGCTGTGAAGTTGCTCTAGGTACGGCTGCATTAAAAAGAATCCTTCACAAAGCTTATACAGTAGATGTTGAGATGATTCGTCCTTTAATCCGCAGGGTTTTTCTTAGTGCGCTCAAAGCTAAAAATCCGAATAAAGTCATTCTCTTTCTAGACTCCAGTGTCTACGATAACGACGGCGCTAAATGCCGCGCGGGAGTAAAATGTACCTACAAGAAAAAAGAAGGCTATCACCCAATCAACCTCATATGGGACGGCATGTATATCGATACTTATTTCCAATCGGGTCATTGCTCAACAAATCACGATGGGGTTGCTATTGAGATGTTACAAGAAATCGTACCAATGATTCGTGAAAATCTTGGAGAAGACATTCAGGTCATCGTTCGAATGGATGGTGGTTATTACGATCAAAAGATTTTTGCTGCTTGCGACGCGCTTAAAATCAACTTTATTTGTGCAGGGAAACGCTATTCAGATCACAAAATTCATGCCAATACAAAACTCGAAAACTTCGATGGCGTCTATCGTAAAAAAGCTTGTACTTGGCATTACCTTACTTTTCAAGAACGTCGTAAATCTTGGCCCAAAGAGATGGCGTATCGAGCTTTGTTTTTACGGCCTACAGAAGAGAATGGCGAAGCTTTATTAGGTTTAGAAAGTCGTATTATCCTTACAAATCTTGACGTAAAATCTTGCTCCGATCAAGAAATAATTGATTATGATCATTCCCGCGGAGCTGATGAACTCACTCACCGTGCAGCTAAATATTTCGCAAGTGAGAGGATGCCATGTCTCGACTTTCACGCTAACTCCCTTTGGTACTCAATGGGTATTGTATCCTTCAATCTCTTTCAGATTTTCAAACGCAACATTGCGGGTTTTTCTTGGAACTGCTACCCCACTACGGTACGTCGTAAACTTTTTGATTTAGCAGGAAAAATCATTAATAAAGGACGCTCATTGACACTCAAAATTACCCCATGGAAAATGAGGGAGTTGAAATTTGATCAAATATGGGAGAAATCACTTACGCCTTGGGTTCTTCCTGTTCTTTAGTTGCTGAATATACATTTTAAAAACGGGTGCTTTTCAATAAGCGCCAGGATCCTCACGCCCAAATAATGGATGAAATACACAGAAATCACAATCTGAAGATCGAAAAACTCCATAAACTGATCTCTGGAGCAATGGAGTCAAATTGATAAACGAGATGGACTTCAAGGAGAAAAATCATCCCTTTTGTAATGCCTAAAATAGTCTATACACGCGTATCACGACCTTTGGGAAATAAAATCGTACGATTTAGGTAAGAATGTAGTAATAATTAATGCGGATGTTTTTATCATTTTTATATCTATTATTTTTTTATTTCATAACGTCTGGATTGAGTGATACTCGAGGTACGAGAGTATTCACTCCGATCCTTGGTTAGTCCTTTTTCAGTTCCATTTCTTCTTTTTTAATTTGTTCCATTATTTCTTGTCTTTCTA from Lentisphaera araneosa HTCC2155 encodes:
- a CDS encoding Card1-like endonuclease domain-containing protein, translating into MKKFKIHICLVNENAMENILPLLDPKIAPEKVILCYSPSHEDDANMQRDFCLNKGLEVEMLALSQKHQLGCLQERFLHLDVKPSECALNLSCGSKLMCLAAYEFLDDDIFRFCVEKDHLFPISEPGAFDYYDLDNQIKLEDYFALHGWEVQSLVRTKTVHHDELMDELFERVDDFEKAIGLLNKLANDADDDGVLNMRHRRKFNEQQLELMGKLYTANLLTYYDSNSVTFSDQEAVDFCRGFWIEDAAYLAMKQLNVQDCAISVEIRNEQGIKNEIDAAFLHENQLYLMECKTAHLAREGKGTQTLYKMDTLVDYAGLHTKGILASYRPLEDFDIRRAHDLGITIIQGTALKNFASHLNKIIEVS
- a CDS encoding Gfo/Idh/MocA family protein, producing MDSLNRRNFVKGATILGAASSVNAFEINKNVGNDKPLKIALIGCGGRGTGAAMQALKVRKGVQLVAVADAFQDKAEAVFKRLSRHPQSKVTKENVFHGFDAYKKAIDSDCDLVILTTPPHFRPIHLEYAVGKNKHIFMEKPVAVDGPGIRSVIKSSKLAKEKGLMLACGLQRHHQFDYRESIQRCQNGDIGNFQYAKVYWNSGGVWTRKRQEGMSEMEYQMKNWYYFNWLCGDHIVEQHIHNLDVINWLKGTHPVSCSGMGGRQVRTGNEHGEIYDHFCTEYQYEDGTQMFSQARHIKGCNNAVEEIAYGDKGTCEFKRHQITGATDWKFKGKRVSGHQQEWYHLIEALDKGQVYNEGITGAEATLTAIMGRMANYSGKTVTWEQALNSKETLAPDAYTWTGTPPTVPNADGSYKIPTPGRYKVI
- a CDS encoding zinc ribbon domain-containing protein, whose product is MNYLCPHCGSQTNEGFNYCPACTRMAKDFQTCEKCIEPYANSAEHCPHCQHKPASQKEQLAISLELEVQATRMGAFLTGGSLTSLFFPPIIKISNGRINVKKWSFFGLRTDYQEIQVTRVASVRYTKGIIWGGLLVETFGGASEDLTEKGLHQEDARQMAEQLKDCLKD
- a CDS encoding IS1380-like element ISLar2 family transposase, which translates into the protein MYKSFTGWVKSGVWVKLASTKKPQPKNHVLTMPKKIKKTRKSKKECRRKIKKIGITTNCLSSQAGLAPFVNFINGTGICDELAQVFKDLRKSKKGIELEEAFLQLVLFFADGRESSLNTFDTLKENEAWQKLLGCEVALGTAALKRILHKAYTVDVEMIRPLIRRVFLSALKAKNPNKVILFLDSSVYDNDGAKCRAGVKCTYKKKEGYHPINLIWDGMYIDTYFQSGHCSTNHDGVAIEMLQEIVPMIRENLGEDIQVIVRMDGGYYDQKIFAACDALKINFICAGKRYSDHKIHANTKLENFDGVYRKKACTWHYLTFQERRKSWPKEMAYRALFLRPTEENGEALLGLESRIILTNLDVKSCSDQEIIDYDHSRGADELTHRAAKYFASERMPCLDFHANSLWYSMGIVSFNLFQIFKRNIAGFSWNCYPTTVRRKLFDLAGKIINKGRSLTLKITPWKMRELKFDQIWEKSLTPWVLPVL